One region of Panulirus ornatus isolate Po-2019 chromosome 42, ASM3632096v1, whole genome shotgun sequence genomic DNA includes:
- the LOC139761966 gene encoding uncharacterized protein, translated as MGSLTSKTRDWDLEPSPRQDARMAEVKVLNLPQPGDVATKGAAASDASVISQLLQKSMLRLTGRFLDEADGTVNYTALKESQEYREYRQLASRLGEVDVSVLQPEERKAFFINVYNALTVDSIAQLEEPPASTLDVANFWTAYAYSIGPHSYTLDQIEHGILRGNRPHPSTGTLALAPGDPRLRHCPPTFDPRIHFALNCGAKSCPAVRVYTGGNLEASLEAATKTYLRQEVEARDGVLRLPQILQWYRDDFAPDQQGMLRWIQGYVGEAERTAIDALLAPAGGPPPSSILYHYDWSLNTARVLDASSTWL; from the exons ATGGGATCCCTCACAAGCAAAACAAGAG ACTGGGATCTCGAACCGTCGCCCAGGCAGGACGCAAGGATGGCTGAGGTGAAGGTGCTCAACCTGCCCCAGCCTGGAGATGTGGCCACGAAGGGCGCCGCTGCCAGCGACGCCTCGGTCATATCTCAACTGCTCCAGAAGTCGATGTTGAG gtTGACCGGGAGGTTCCTGGATGAGGCGGACGGCACTGTGAACTATACGGCCCTGAAGGAATCCCAGGAGTACAG GGAGTACCGTCAGCTGGCGtccaggctgggggaggtggatgtgtcGGTCCTGCAGCCGGAGGAGAGGAAAGCTTTCTTCATCA ATGTGTACAATGCCCTGACGGTGGACAGCATCGCTCAGCTGGAGGAACCTCCCGCCTCCACCCTGGACGTGGCCAACTTCTGGACGGCCTACGCCTACAGCATCGGCCCTCACTCATACACCCTCGACCAGATCGAACACGGAATACTCagag GCAACAGGCCCCACCCCAGCACTGGCACCCTGGCCCTGGCACCCGGTGACCCCCGTCTGCGGCACTGCCCCCCGACCTTCGACCCCAGGATACACTTTGCCCTCAACTGTGGCGCGAAG TCGTGCCCGGCGGTGCGTGTGTACACGGGAGGCAACCTGGAGGCGTCGCTGGAGGCAGCCACCAAGACCTACCTGCGGCAGGAGGTGGAGGCGAGGGACGGGGTGCTGCGGCTGCCGCAGATCCTCCAGTGGTACAGGGACGACTTCGCTCCCGACCAGCAAGGaatgctcag GTGGATCCAGGGGTACGTTGGCGAGGCGGAGCGAACAGCCATTGACGCCCTCCTGGCTCCTGCCGGCGGCCCGCCTCCGTcgtccatcctctaccactacgaCTGGTCCCTCAACACCGCCAGGGTGCTCGACGCCTCGTCGACGTGGCTGTGA